The following coding sequences are from one Culex quinquefasciatus strain JHB chromosome 1, VPISU_Cqui_1.0_pri_paternal, whole genome shotgun sequence window:
- the LOC6041369 gene encoding calcium-activated chloride channel regulator 2: MLLPTFVALLLVAYNSRPEASAASLASASSVYVEKSAYKNVVIEIRDNVPVENCQTILHNVEIMLTSASQYLFSALDGRIYFGDVTVILPAHWPNSCIPYNQTRTSASGERVDVTIKTHSKTESTIWTKQYAGCGEPGDQIYIDSDILGRDTIGREFVREWAKYRYGIFDEIGFTKDPIYPRCYINDDHELKLTGCSDAPVHDRGLCGNPASYNISDIIDRNARSSIMFAAEAPSVTMFCDEGTHNRYAPTKHNQLCDRRSTLDVILKHDDFIMNNQINVNPSIIVNTTPKFSYKTRKSTRYVIIIDETLDMQLRESWSFLRSAIRKWVVYDLPANTEVGMVLANDTATEKMLQISPLYIQENKDLVASFIPYSPSDSRQPACLTCAVTDAIHMLNERTRMNGPANSIILIIAPGMEYSIDHTSLANAARSSHIRISTINYPNVIRRQPLDALALTTDGTAYSVFESKYNLEKSYLTTYFELSNTLFNIGKLYYEGNSNDLPIEIYRRELVDSDDNDASHLLSKRTSRTVDGTFTLDSFMGPPAYFFVYVHNPEYPLIASIKLTSPSGIVYSSRSDARSLVKQLMVSATLNETGSWSYKIDRFNGNPQPHFVQVIATPRSKYAPTIQARSWIRQRNGGPPIIYAEVKKGDLPIIGALVEVVVTRPDGICPAGSGNECRQKFRLLDSGSGDPDITRNDGIYSRYFNADDFGGAGAYQFEVTATDNGNMAYTRSESVLKNAPPRCCGSAIRTSLMASMVPFQRTMPPISVFLSQDQLDEVGFRTMGKISDLIVDVEGMRVRLNWTTPDMGGRSIARYEIKYATSIRDIVDYFDTASFLWHHDQPLINPTGDESSFTMNLSHEQHLIGQVLYFAIRAHALGVSGAAVSNYVRVFVPKPKRATSLSPTTSIGTESYENVWSSYDEIHDHHNRRVNIHQRIADTISLEVEILLAIIAGVIFLIIIILVCCYYFFIKKRNSVQEDDQKRPIKPFTTETKTSLGHSVFVTPGNVTSSSSNATSSTSASPDYVQQTNVTTNIPTIYNSRTLPLEQKLIDELKQQQQIADTQSYILQNANETVNYNNTLSRGYNPTPTINHDNRTLSPFESWSASQLLQEHEQHQRRRSPSLIDNYMDNDVQQFYASQHDQMSLLNNNPPVPPPPIYSTANPPYFYEPQQSHQLAQHPHPHQLQQHQQQHQQLPPQQYSHDALNPMTTPLHVTIT, encoded by the exons ATGCTACTTCCTACGTTTGTGGCCCTGCTGCTGGTGGCCTACAACAGCCGGCCGGAGGCTTCCGCCGCCAGTCTGGCCTCGGCCAGCTCAGTTTATGTGGAAAAATCCGCGTACAAAAATGTCGTCATCGAGATAAGGGATAACGTGCCGGTGGAGAACTGCCAAACGATTCTGCACAATGTGGAG ATCATGCTGACTTCGGCATCGCAGTACCTCTTTTCGGCGCTGGATGGCCGCATCTACTTCGGGGACGTTACGGTCATCCTGCCGGCCCATTGGCCCAATTCGTGCATCCCGTACAACCAAACGCGAACTTCGGCTAGCGGAGAGCGGGTCGATGTCACCATCAAAACGCACTCCAAGACGGAATCCACGATTTGGACGAAACAGTACGCCGGTTGTGGTGAGCCCGGAGATCAGATCTACATCGACTCGGACATCTTGGGAAGGGACACGATCGGTCGTGAGTTTGTGCGTGAGTGGGCCAAATATCGGTATGGCATTTTTGACGAAATCGGTTTTACGAAAGACCCGATTTATCCGCGTTGCTATATCAACGATGATCACGAGCTTAAGCTGACGGGCTGTTCCGATGCACCTGTGCACGATCGTGGCCTCTGTGGCAATCCAGCATCGTACAACATTAGCGACATTATCGATCGGAATGCCCGTTCTAGCATTATGTTTGCTGCAGAAGCTCCCAGCGTGACCATGTTCTGCGATGAAGGTACTCACAATCGGTACGCTCCCACCAAGCACAACCAGCTGTGCGATCGACGTAGCACGCTGGATGTCATCCTGAAGCACGATGACTTCATTATGAACAACCAAATAAACGTGAATCCGTCCATTATTGTAAATACGACCCCCAAATTTAGCTACAAAACACGAAAATCCACCCGTTACGTAATCATCATAGATGAAACTCTGGACATGCAACTGCGAGAATCGTGGAGTTTCCTACGAAGCGCCATCCGCAAGTGGGTAGTGTACGACCTCCCAGCCAACACCGAGGTCGGAATGGTCCTCGCGAACGACACAGCCACCGAAAAGATGCTCCAAATCTCCCCTCTCTACATCCAGGAAAACAAAGACCTGGTTGCCTCATTCATTCCATACTCCCCGAGCGATTCCCGACAACCTGCTTGTCTAACCTGCGCCGTTACTGACGCAATTCACATGCTGAATGAACGCACCCGTATGAACGGGCCAGCAAACTCAATTATCCTCATAATCGCTCCCGGTATGGAGTACTCTATCGATCATACCTCCCTAGCAAACGCCGCCCGATCCTCCCATATCCGCATCTCGACCATCAACTACCCGAACGTAATCCGGCGTCAACCGCTGGACGCTCTAGCCCTAACCACCGACGGCACCGCGTACTCCGTTTTCGAAAGCAAGTACAACCTCGAAAAAAGCTACCTTACCACCTACTTTGAGCTGTCCAACACACTCTTCAACATTGGCAAGCTCTACTACGAGGGCAACAGTAACGATCTCCCGATCGAGATCTATCGCCGCGAGCTGGTTGACTCGGATGACAACGATGCGAGTCACCTGCTTTCGAAGCGCACCAGCCGCACCGTGGACGGTACGTTCACCCTTGATTCGTTCATGGGACCCCCGGCGTATTTCTTCGTGTACGTCCACAATCCGGAGTATCCGCTGATCGCGAGCATCAAGTTGACCAGCCCGAGCGGTATTGTTTACTCGTCTAGAAGTGACGCTAGATCGTTGGTTAAGCAGCTGATGGTGTCGGCAACGCTCAACGAGACCGGCAGCTGGAGCTACAAGATCGATCGGTTCAACGGGAATCCCCAGCCACACTTCGTTCAGGTGATCGCCACACCCCGCTCAAAGTACGCTCCTACGATTCAGGCGAGATCGTGGATTCGACAGCGCAACGGAGGTCCTCCAATTATCTACGCCGAGGTAAAGAAGGGTGATCTGCCTATCATTGGAGCGCTGGTTGAAGTTGTCGTGACACGTCCGGATGGAATCTGCCCCGCTGGAAGTGGAAACGAATGTCGACAGAAGTTCCGCTTGCTCGACTCTGGCTCTGGAGATCCTGACATCACCCGTAACGATGGAATCTACTCGCGTTACTTCAATGCGGATGACTTTGGCGGAGCGGGAGCATACCAGTTTGAGGTAACGGCTACGGATAACGGAAATATGGCGTACACGCGATCGGAAAGTGTGCTGAAAAATGCCCCGCCGAGATGTTGTGGAAGCGCGATCCGAACCTCGCTGATGGCTTCAATGGTTCCGTTCCAGCGGACAATGCCACCGATTTCGGTGTTCCTCTCGCAAGATCAGCTGGATGAGGTTGGATTCCGGACGATGGGAAAGATCAGTGATTTAATTGTGGATGTTGAAGGGATGAGAGTGAGACTGAATTGGACGACTCCGGACATGGGAGGCCGAAGTATCGCTCGGTACGAGATCAAATACGCAACGTCGATTCGGGATATTGTGGACTACTTCGATACGGCTTCTTTTCTGTGGCATCACGATCAACCGCTAATCAATCCGACTGGTGACGAAAGCTCGTTCACAATGAACTTGTCCCATGAACAGCATCTGATTGGACAGGTCCTGTACTTTGCCATTCGTGCCCATGCGTTGGGTGTTTCTGGCGCTGCCGTCTCGAACTATGTGAGAGTGTTTGTTCCCAAGCCAAAGCGAGCCACATCCCTGTCTCCAACCACTTCTATTGGAACAGAAAGCTACGAAAACGTCTGGTCATCGTACGACGAAATCCACGATCATCACAACCGAAGAGTCAACATTCATCAAAGGATTGCAGACACGATCAGTTTGGAAGTGGAAATTTTGCTCGCCATCATTGCGGGAGTTATTTTCCTGATTATAATCATTTTGGTGTGCTGTTActactttttcattaaaaagcgCAACAGTGTACAGGAAGATGACCAGAAACGCCCGATTAAGCCGTTTACCACCGAAACCAAGACTTCGCTAGGTCACAGCGTATTCGTAACGCCGGGCAACGTAACTTCGTCATCTTCCAACGCCACCAGTTCAACCTCTGCTTCGCCAGATTACGTCCAACAGACGAACGTGACCACGAACATCCCCACGATCTACAACTCTCGAACGCTTCCGCTCGAACAAAAGCTGATCGACGAGCTGAAACAGCAGCAACAGATAGCTGACACCCAGTCGTACATCCTACAGAACGCCAACGAAACCGTCAATTACAACAACACTCTATCTCGCGGGTACAACCCGACCCCGACGATCAACCACGATAACCGAACGCTCAGTCCGTTTGAGTCCTGGTCGGCATCGCAACTTCTCCAAGAACACGAGCAACACCAACGGCGGCGCAGCCCAAGCCTCATCGACAACTACATGGACAACGACGTCCAGCAGTTCTACGCTAGCCAACACGATCAAATGTCCTTGCTGAACAACAACCCTCCGGTGCCACCACCACCGATCTATTCCACGGCCAACCCACCGTACTTCTACGAACCCCAGCAGTCTCATCAACTGGCACAGCACCCACATCCGCATCAACTCCAgcaacatcagcagcagcaccaacaGCTTCCACCACAACAGTACAGCCACGATGCGCTGAACCCGATGACCACACCACTCCACGTGACCATAACGTAA